ATATTAGCTGTAGCTTGATGCTACATGTGCGTGTGCTGCTACGTCCCAACTGTGGTCTGTCGAAGGCCCGAGACGATAAAGGCTAATCTAATCTAACCTATTTGGATTTCTTATGGTATGTTGTCATACAGTACAGCAATGTGTCagattgtacacacacacacacacacacacacacacacacaatactgctgccacagctgctaatctcatcatcatcaccacaggAAGAAGAATCTGTCCAGGTTATTGCTAAATGATAACCCCGGAGTGCGCAGCATGAAggttaaaacaaaaaggcaacacTTCCTGCCCCCGTGTGTTTCCCTGCCAGCCTGATGACCTGACTGGTTTCACCTGGCCCTCATTAGTCACTCACCTGGATGTATTTAGCCTGCGTGCTCCCCTCCTCCGTatccagtttgtctttgtcctccaACAGTTAGTAGCCTAGCCTCTTGGTAGTGTGCTGTTTATTCCCTGTGGCTTACTACCTTCATCTGGAGGCAGCGGCTGCACGTAAACAACCACTTCTTCAAACCAAGCCCTGAAAGGACGATCACACATTGTCCCACTCTTACATGTCTTTATTACAAAATCACAAACGGAAATTCTTTTACACAAAGGTTACTTCACACTTAACCATTGAACTCTTTAGAAAAATATACACAAGGGGAGACTGTAGTTCAGTGAGACACACAACAAAGGGAAACAGAAGCAGTATCCCAGCTGATCCGTCCCTAGGCCCCACATGTCTGGTATGTTTTTTTAACAGCCGAACGGGTTCTTGGAGCAGATGAAGCGGTGAGATGAGGTGCACTGGGTGTTCCCCCAACCAACTAAAATTTgagtaaaaaacacaacattgaacACTGAATCCATTTCTTTTGTTAACAAATGATGCACCATAGTGTTCACTGCAGGTGGACTTACAAGCGGTACGCAAGTAGACGCAGGGgtagctgctggaggaggaggggtagTACCAGTCGGTGTAATAGAAACCTTCACGGTCAATCCACATCCACTGGCCCTGAAAGACAAAGAGCATGAGTGTAAGTGTCTTCATTTGCGATCATGTCCATCTCGTCCCTTTGGACAAGGTCCTGGGCTCGATCTGGACTGACTGAAGgtggtgttttctttgtaaatcCAGACCTGCAGGTTGAAGCCTCCCAGCCATGCAATGCTCTGACCGGACGTCTGCgtgagctgctggaggaagcTGTACTCTCTGGGGTTGGTGACCGAGGCCAGGTGGGCCCCCAGGCTGTTGCAGTGCTCCTGTTGGACAGAGGAGCACAGCGGGGTCTTCGCGTAACTAAGCAGTCGTTGTCTTTGGCTTCGACGTGAACGTGAAGCTAACAGAGGCGTCAGGCCTCCGTGCTGTACAACATGTTGCATCATGTGCGTCGTTGGTACGCTCTAAAGAAGCCTAACCGACTGAATGACAAGGAGAAGCTGCGACTCCAACCGCATGCTCCACAGTGTGCACAAGCTTCACAAGAGCTGCAGTAGCAGTACCTCAGCGCTGTACCAGGACTTGGGGGTGCTGACGAACATGAAGCAGCGAGAGCCGTGGCCGAACCAGCCGTTTGGACAGAAGTTATTATGACctacagagaggcagaggagaggggacgCTGAGTGTGCTGACTGATACTCAGGCAGGTTGCAGTTCATAGTCTAACACATGCAAAAATACTGCTGTGGTCCTTTTAAGCATGTCGTGGCTCTTACTTTCAGGTGCTGCCGCCTCCTCAAACACACgtgctgcacagacacagaaacacagtcaaCCAAATGAACAgtagtatatgtgtgtgtatatacatacgTGTTGACATGCTGTACATATGGAGACCATCCATTATATTGCATCATCAGAATGTGTCAATATGTGTTGCTAACACGAGCATAAGTCTTCTCATTGTGTGCAGATGAGCTGTTTAAACACCTCTTTAATCCAATTGAACGTGTTTCTATATCACAACAACATGTGGAGCCGTCAGGGATGACTTGACAAAGGACGACCGCTAACTCAAACATGTGTTGCAGTGTTCAGTTGACTTTGAGCAGCCACAGAATGTGTTGTTAAGAGTGACGTGTGTCCTTTTCTGATTACCGTTTGCGGGAACAGGGACAGACTCTTCTGGCGCAAAAACGTCCTCATCtttcgtcatcatcatcatcatcgtctccTTGTCCGTCTCTGAAACATGGACAGCTTCATCAGACATCTCTGCTTTTGAGTGGAGAGGAATTTGACATTACAGCCGGTCCCAACTACGAGAAGTCAAGTTGACATATTAACTGGGACACGGCGATGACCACAGCCGCGATGCCTGATggggtctgaatgcagcctgagAGAGGACACTCACCAGGTGCAGCAGCCATCTGCTCCTTCGGGGCCTCCGCTGCTGCTTCTGTGGATGGATCGCATGAAAGTTGGGTGTCAGAGAGATGCAGGTCTTactgtctgactctgtgtgtgcgtgtttaaaGCAAAGACCTTCAAACTGACCTGGAACCTTCTCCTTGTCttcagctggagctgcagagagaaacacgaCACTGTCAGTAACAGCAGTGCTCAGGGTACCACATGGTGTTAGAGGTTCGCTGATGGACTCATGAGCATGTGGatgacacgtgtgtgtgtgtgtgtatgtctgtgtgtgttgagtctGACCTGCAAatgcagcacagaggagaaaggagaggatcAGGACCGTCCTCATGGTGATGATCAACTGATTGTTCTGCGTGGAGAAAAGAAACTGCCGGTAAATGCCGCCCTGCTCCTTATATACACACCTGAACCACACCGGGGTCACATTCGTGTGGGCGTGTGGACGTCTATGACTTGCGCAGATAAAGATCTGAACCTGAACTCTGTTTCCTGACAGCATGACAGCTGGCACCAGCTGCTCTTTTGCTGTTGTGATTTCAGATCAGGGGTTGATGGTTTCAGAGAGCTGTCAGTGGGCTGGATGTGCAGCTACAGCGTGAAACATGAAATACGGCAGACCACGTCCCTCTTATGAAACCGGGCTCTTGTTCGGCTTCCTTGTTTACGTGCTGAGGATTCTTTCACTTGTTGAAAACcaactcaaacaaaacaaggctgTTAATGTGCAGCTTGAACGTGGTGATTGGTCAGTTACTGAAAGGAGCTCTGCCAGATTCAAACCATTTCCTGATAATGACGGTTGAATGAAGgtcaattattatcattattccCGTCAACGCGAAACTGAAGGCTCATAGTGGAATAAAGACAATGTGAAGTCTGTTCATCGGTCCTGTAAATCGATCAAGGAAGCAAGACGGCTACTTAATACAATCATAAGAGAACAACTGAGATGATAAAACAAggttttattgtctgtttctCAGGAGTTTACAGCCATTTATGAGCACACAGACTCTTTAAACTCTTGCATGTGATTAAAGTAGAGCCAGCATCTACACTGGTGTCTGTCCCTGTAGTGGAAAAGGGCAAACTGGGTTCCTAGCTCCACGTCATGGTTTTATTCCCACATTTTGGTGGAAATGTAcctactctctctgtctcagtcgATTTGGGCATTAAATGATGGCTCAGTCCGTCCGGTCTGTGATGCTTGCCAATGGTTTTTGCTTGGAAAAGGTCTGGTGAGGGTTAGTTGTAGGAAACACTTGGTTACGGTTAGAGAATGATCGTCCGGACGAAACCCGTTcaaaaatctgtaaaatgttgtccatatgaaaaaaaaaggaacgcATTGTCGATTATTCGTATTGAACAGCCAAAGTCTGACTTGTTTACATTGTAGAAAGCTTTCTGATTGGACGCTGCGACAGGTGTTACTATggctgaaatgaataaatggacACATAAACATTGCGGCAGGAAGGCCCTGAAGTGTTATCAGTTTCTTTTCAAGTGCTAACATGAAATAGCACATTTCTTCACTTTAAATATCCCAAAACCAACTGAACAAGGCTGCATTGAAAAGTGTCCAGTAGTGAGAGTGAGGCGACATGTTATCTGTGCAGCCACAGGCATGTTTATTCAGAATTGACACAGGTTTTTACTCTGCCTGGGGGGCAGACACATATTAGCtcctgaaatgtattttaaatttcCTTGTGTCATCCTtagatattatttattaagataATTACAGATAAACCTTTTCCTAATTGAAGCCCCGCCCACAACTGACCTGACGTGAGAAGAAGAGCGCGGAGGATTGGTAGTCTCAACTGGGATCATTCACACTGTGAAATGAGTACATGTGCTTATGAAAGttcactgcattttattttgaactcCTCTACTTGCTTTCAATCGACTAGACGTCgaacaacaaaccaaaaaaatggaaacaagaCCTCCGGCAACGACAGGAAAATTAGCTCCTTCGAGCCGGATTTGAACCAGCGACCTAAGGATTACAGCACATCAACATCTACAGTCCTCCGCTCTACCAACTGAGCTATCGAAGGGCGTTGGTTATCAGAAAGATAGTACAATATATAGACTGCAGGGGTCGCCCTGCACCATAATGTTGTACAATATATGGTGACATTATCAggacatatttcttttttattgccAGATATCGAATCATTCAGTTTGTACATCAATTCGTTTTTGTCACAAACCGTTTTTCTAGGTATCTCATTATAAAGACACTCGGACTTTATCTCTTGCCCGTTCATTTCAACAAGCCCTTGACCAGACTCCATGTTCCAGAGGCGTCCATGTGGACTGAGCGGTAGATAAATACAGGCAGAACATGGCAGGTGGATGAGAAGAGGTGGAGTAGTTGGAACATATCGTCACTCACTCCTGTACGCATTCTAATAGGAGGCACGCCGACTAATGAAATGTCCTGTGATTCAATGTCCCCACTTGGTGGCAGCATTgcaccattttttttgttgttgttgctgtttgcaAACTGCCTTGAAATACGTGACTCAAAGCCAGACCTTGTCTGGATCATGTGTTTGTGACTAGCtggaacacaaaaaaagacgGACACGTTCAATAAATGAAGCTGGTTTGAGTGTTGCACCTTACAGTGAGGTCAGCCAACCCATCTGCCTCGCCCGGTTGGGTtgcgagagaaagagacacaacaacagtaataacaataaccaCTACAATAACCACTACAATAGAAATATTAGTGATAACAACTTtaatgacagaaatgtgactaataataatacttgaAACTGTGAGAGTTAAGTTGAACTATCGATCCCAATCAGCTCGTGGAGAAACGTAATATAAAGCTTCATATAAGAAGCTTGGAATGCATAGTGTGTAACATCCAGTCTACAAGTAGCGACACCTGATGCTATGAGAAGGACACTTTGCTAAGCTGGTTTGGACAGAACCAGTGTTCACATGAACAACCTGAGGATCTTGGACTTGAAAAACTGCATCTTGCCGTCATCCATCTGCGCCACGCCCTCCCGGGCTCCCAGGATGGCCCTGTGGGCGTCGTCAAACAGCTCCTTTCCGACGGTGGCCTGGACTCTGTCCCGCCAGGCGCTCAGCTTGGGTCTCCCTTCAAATACGTCCAGGCTGGAGCCCACGGGCTGTCAGTGAGAGAATCGCAGAGGGCTGTTAGTGTGGAACGAGCCCATTCTTCAGCCACCCCTTTAGAAAGTAGTTGGCAGTAAAATAAATGggctaaaatgtgcaaaaacactggCGTGCCCTGTGGAAAAACTCTCCTGCTCACCTGCATGACCTCCACAATGGCGACCAGGTCCGCCAACGAGATGTGATCTCCTGCGATGAAGGGCCCGTCCCCGAGGAACTTCTCCTCGATGAGTTTCAGCGAGCCGTTCAGGTCCTCCAAGGCCGCGTCCAGCGTGTCCTGTGGGACCTCCACGCCCATGATCTTGGGAATCAAAAGCTGCAGGACACAAAGATGCGGATTTGAATCTCCAGGACGTGCagacaaaaatgacacattatttCAACTCTGGTTCCtgacacaaaatgttaaaacacttttcatcTGGGTGCGCACACCAACAGAGCGGTAGGAGAGGAGGCGAAGGTAAAAGCCCACACTTTAACAAGCAGGAGGGCTGCGACAGGTGCCAGCACCAACGTACCCGGAGCCAGAACACCCTGGATCCATGCATACGGATGGCCGTGTGCTGCCATGACAGATACTCGTTGACCCGAGCGCGCCGCTGGAGGTCAGCTGGGTACCAGAAGTCCGGAGTCTTGAACTTCTCGGCGAGGTACAGCATGATGGCAGTGCTGCGGGGGCAAACATCGCAGATGACTACCACCGCCAGCCACGTGGATTGACACGGGGATGTTAACCGTgcagaacatttaaatgatcACCTTTCAGCCAGGCAGAAGTCCCCAGGCTAGCTACCTTACAGGTGAATGAAGAGGACCGGCGCTCGCCCGTACCGGCACGTTTCGCGGTAAATACATATcaactttttacatttctggttGTTATCGATTACCGGGCGCTGTGTTCACGTATTTGCCCGCGATCTTACGTTGTGGTTCACTTTGCTAGCTAAGGACGTACTCAAATGTCTTCACATTTCTGTCGTAAACTAATCTGTTTACCGGCAAATGTCTCGTATTAAACTTGTCAAATGTGTAGTCagtgtgttcatttatttgccCGCGATCTTGCGTTGTGGTTCACTTTGCCAGCTAAAGAATTAGGATGTACTGTAAACGTTATGTGTACAGTAACTATACAGTAACGCCGGGTCAGTAGCTAGCTAACCTAGCTAACCTATCTAGCTAATTTCATATAACGTTAGGCAATTACAGAGTAATAGTTTCTGATAGTTTAACCCATTGTTGGTTGAGAGAGATCCCATCTGTGTCACTTACAGACTGACTTTTGCCCGACACTGTAGTCTTAAATTGACAGTAGTAATAATGATGATTATAATAAGCCTCATTTAAGCCTCAAGCCGCTTTCCtgacaaagttacaaagtgcttcccAATAAGCAAATTGTAGATATATAGAAAATAGTCATTTCATGGTCATGCCTGTAATATAGAATTATTCTATTTAATCTTATACAATAGTTCTGTCTTTTTGGATCAAGTGAGAGGGGGCCCCATTGAGTGcctgaccttttgaccttttgTCCTGTTCCGTTTTGATCTCAGATGACATCTAAACCCAAGAAGCATCGTGCCATGGGGGGGGGCGATGAGTGGCTGTCCCGGCTGAGGAGGTTTGCCACTACGGGGGTTTGGCCCGCTGACGCTGGGAATAGACCAGCCCCGAGGCAAAAGAAATGGCATGACCTCTATCATAAGGTATAGCTTTTTGTACATGTCAGTATCAACAATTATTGCCATGTATTCTGGTGACTTTTAATTTTGGTTTGTTACAGGTAGAGAAGTGTCCACTCTCCGATGGCCAGATGTGTCTGTTTGGTGGAGCACAGGTCTGCGTGTGCGGATTTCACAAGGTAAAGTTCACTGGGATACTTAAATGAGAGAAATAGACTGAAGTCCAGCCGTAAAATATGTTGTTAAGATTGATTTGTAttgatgtgtgtgcgtgtgtttctttgttattttctttgttaCACCTCAATCACAGGCAgccacatctgctgctgcagctggcccAGCTCCGTCAGCGgctgctggctctgctgcagcttcttcCAGTGGTGCGGTACCTTCTCCTGGTAAAGTGCGACCCAGACTGACCCTTGAAATGGTACTTAGCACTGCTATTTTATGAAAAATCTAATCAAAATCAAAACCTGCCAACTATAGCTTACACAATGATGAAATTCCAAAACACTTAAGAACATGCTTTGACCTGTACACCTCATTtaatttgtgacatttcatCCTCCCCCAGTTTGTCAAACCACGGTTTGGTGGCTCAATAAGCTCAGCACTGAAGCCTAACCTCAGTCCAGCCAGAAAACCTTCTCAGGTATGATTCCAAATATTGGTTGATGAATGTGGTAAGCTTTTTCTAATGTTGTTTACAATCCTTGAAGATAAACTAGGATCtgctattgtttttttattttctgttccaATTTCTACGAATCTCGTAGTCCCaggtttcacttcatttcactttattatcCCTTAATCACTGTGATATAACGTCTATCTGATATGATAAATTACCCTGtgttgaaaaattaaaaatgtatttaggaaTAATTCGTGTGGTTGTGCTTCTCCTTTCTCCCAGCCCCTTTCCAGCGTCACCACCTCATCTGACAGTGTGATTCTGGCCTCTCCAACAAGTCCCACTGTTCCTGCACCTCCGTCGAACCTTCCTATGGCCTCTACCAGTTCCCCTGTCTCCCGTCCCGTGTCCCATCGTAAGTCCTTTATAAGGACCgtctcccctttctctctccccccttcctctACTGCCTCTGTGAGAACTGAAATCCCCTCAGATTCAGCTGGCTGTGTATGCttttttattctacttttcACGTTTACAATAGTTCATTTTCTAAAGTAGTGAAacagtatttctctctgtctctgttccaCTTTAAATTAGGATGGATCTGTCTCATCTGGCCCAGTACTGCCTCTGCCTACGGTTGCATCACCTGGATCCGGTCAACTCTGGTTGCCTGAAAATTTGAAGAAGACCCTCCCTGTGCAAGATCAGCAATGGATTACCTCAGCATTGTGGAGAAACCAGCGCCTACGTGACGACCTCAAATTGTGGTATGAACCACCTACCCCATCCCTGATCTACCACCAGGTCCCTACTCCAGAATGCTTCTTCTGCCACCGGCTCCTGGTGTGGATATGCTGTTTTTATATACAGACTTTGtattatgtatgtgtgctttaaacgtcatttcttgtttgttttttatttattttatactttttcatACTATTTTAAGGTATACATATTTTGGACAGTATTtatagtttgttgtttgttcatttcTAACTGGTGTCACACAATAAACTTTTATATAGGCAGTCATTTCTTTGATTCTTTAATTCAGGGTGTCAAGTAATTGTCTTAAATTAAATTTTACAAATGTTAGACCTTAAAAGTCATTACATATgccagttgttgttgttgaaatgatgaGGTCTTGATTTCAATATCGTCCGAAATAGTCAAATCCACATAGAAAACCCTAAACTGCTGAGCTTTATACTTCCCTAATAATGACCCTTCATACTTAGAACAGAAAAATTATACTACAGTACCAACTTGATATCTGAtgatatttaatcatttaattaatttaaataagAAACGGACTATTTGTCAATCTCAAATTTATTGAGAATTTGTTTCACAAGAATtctaaaaataactaaataaaacaaatcaccCATGTTAGGTACGACAACACAGTAATGGACTGTGACTGGACTTTCTAAGGTGTTAAGACAACTCACTAAGCTCACCAATAAGCTTCTGGCCCTCTGTGCTACGTGGGACTCGAACCGGCGACCCTTGGATCCACGTCAATCTTCCCTTACCCAACAGAAACTACAATTTCagcaattaaataaaaatttcACCAAGCAGCAACTATGTAAGTTACACAACTTTAGTATTTCAGACTCTCactcatcttttctctccttctttctttttccctcctttttcctcttctatTGATTATTGTTCCCCAGCTTTGGCGTAGTTGGTAGAGTGGAAGACTGTAGATGTGTATGTGCTGTAATCCTTAGGTCGCTGGTTCAAATCCAGCTCGAAGGAGCTTGTTTTGAAAGTAGACTTAAACGTATTAAAAGAGCTAAGGTTTGATGttcattcatttccttcagCACCAAAAGCAAAGTtaagccaaaacacacacacacagcctttatTTTATACAGATTTAATAGCTAAAATAGAGATATCCACTAAGTGAAGAAGAACGTGAGAGCCCTTCTGTTGCATTACACACTCGTCTGACAGGAAACTCGAACTCGAGTGTGGATCTtttcaaaatcaatcaatcacctGCACCAGTTTCATGAATGTATTCCAGTCCTGGAGGCTACAAGGTTCACCGTCCAGTTCACCTCATCCACGTCTTGGTGATTTGTGATTTAGTGAAGTGATTCAAGGGATGGCAACAGTTACAGGTCTACTAGTTCAAAGTAAATGGTATTAACATCataacacaatgttttttttttgttttttttttacagctttacTTCAGTGTGTGATTAATACTGATCCaatctgtcttcttcttcttgtaggAATGAGATTGTGCGATGTGTCCTTCACAAGAAGCTCATGACGGTTCCCTTCTTCCCGACCTGGTGAGGCTGCAGCGCGTGGAACTGAATCACAATCCTGCGAGTCAGagcacagctgtcaatcatttaACCCTGTGCAATCACCCAAATGtgacaagaggaggagggttaAAGTCCCTCGGCTACGGCGTGCTGGTGTTTCAAGGTTTAAAAGGCGTGCCGCTCTCTGTCTTGGAAGAGTTAGCTATCACAATTGAGAAACAATCTGTCGTGTATTTGGATGCTAATGCATTTTGCATAACACAGAGTTCTGCCTGTCTGCAGACAGACTAAAAAAAACGAAAGGATGAAGACGGCAGCAAAGACCAGGACAAGGGTCACATACTGCACGGGGTGCACTTAAGTCCAGCCGAGACACAACAATCTGTGTATCATATAAAGAACCCTGAGTTGATAAGGGTGTGAGATTATCCTGAAGCCTGGACGGATCAACCCGAGCTGGGTATGCAGACATAAACATGAAGAATAACTGTAGGCTGAACTCAGAGCTGTGTTTCTACTGCGGTTTTGCATTGCTAATGGTTACTTTTTATAAAACGAAATAcacgtgtgtatatatatatatcgagccaaatgccaaaataaaataaaaaatatatatatttatacatatatactatTCAAATGTCTCCAGAACTGTTGATGTCAGAGCTTATTGATACCACAGTCTTTAACATTTCAGGCCCAGGGCCCGTTTAATACCGGCTTTCTGTACCCATCCCTACTTGTTATTCCAAAACAGCTCTGTTCAGACTGTGCCTGTGCTACTCCAGTATGTCTTCATATCGCCATGCAAGCTTGATGACATGTGCGCAGGCAGAACGATGGCCT
The sequence above is a segment of the Enoplosus armatus isolate fEnoArm2 chromosome 2, fEnoArm2.hap1, whole genome shotgun sequence genome. Coding sequences within it:
- the LOC139302168 gene encoding ladderlectin-like; translated protein: MRTVLILSFLLCAAFAAPAEDKEKVPEAAAEAPKEQMAAAPETDKETMMMMMTKDEDVFAPEESVPVPANARVFEEAAAPESHNNFCPNGWFGHGSRCFMFVSTPKSWYSAEEHCNSLGAHLASVTNPREYSFLQQLTQTSGQSIAWLGGFNLQGQWMWIDREGFYYTDWYYPSSSSSYPCVYLRTAFGWGNTQCTSSHRFICSKNPFGC
- the LOC139295094 gene encoding glutathione S-transferase theta-1-like, giving the protein MLYLAEKFKTPDFWYPADLQRRARVNEYLSWQHTAIRMHGSRVFWLRLLIPKIMGVEVPQDTLDAALEDLNGSLKLIEEKFLGDGPFIAGDHISLADLVAIVEVMQPVGSSLDVFEGRPKLSAWRDRVQATVGKELFDDAHRAILGAREGVAQMDDGKMQFFKSKILRLFM